A stretch of DNA from Candidatus Melainabacteria bacterium:
CCCCATTTCCTGCGGCAAATTTGTTTCCAGGTTTCAAATCAGACAACTTCAAGCGTTGGTCCGGAGTCAGGACCGAACGAATGCCAAGAAAGTCGTTGAGCTGCATATCTTCGATTTTGTCTTGCAGCTGTCGCACTTCTTTTCGCTTGGCACGAACCTGGTCGTCACCAGCGTTAGCCTCGAACATCATGTCTCGTAATTCTGCCCGCTTCGCAGCCAGCTGTTTGCGCAGTTCGCGAGTCTTCGGTGCAACTTGTCCACGCATCTCTTGAATTTTTTGCTTTTGTTCGGGGCTAAGGTTGAGCGATGTCAGGTCGAGAGCTTTCTTTCCGAAGAAATTGCCGCCACCGCCTCCCATTCCAACCGCCCCACCACCCAGACCAGGACCCTGCCCAGAACCCGGTCCAACTCCAGCGCCAACTTGCCCACGCAGACCGTTAAAACCTGGCGCACCTTCCCCGAATCCACCTTGAGCCTGCGCCCGCCTGCGCATTCTTCGGCGTATCAGCGCTCCGTCAACACCGTCTCCCGCGCCCGCACCGATACCAGATGCGGCGCCACCGGGTGCCGCAGGCGACTGCCCGGCAGCATCGAACCTGGACTTTGGATGATAGTTTGGATCTGGCGGTGGCAAGCTGGCATCACCTTGTGCCAGCAGATATGGATGCTGAGCAGACCTCCACTTGAGCTTGTCTGCTCCCGACTGAGCCAGGGCGTTGACGTTCAAGGCAACCGAGGAGCCGATGAGAAGACTTAACGCCAACCGCTTCAAAAGCGCAGCTTTATCAGAGCTTGAGTGCATACAAACCATCCTCATCTGTTGTGATCCCTAGTTCCTCAGTGACTCCATGTTGCTCGGTGTCGTAGACCGCGACAAGATTGGTCTCGGCAGCAATTGCTCCGGGCCCGATTTTAGCGCTTGCGATCAAGTGGTCATCACTGCCGTCAAGGTGATGACCTGAAGCATTACCGCCTGCGACCGGCGCGAGCTCGTGACTTTTCTCGGCGACCTCCTGATGCGGATTGAATCGAGACAGGTTCTTAGAATTCTCATCACCACTGGTTTTTCCACGAGGCTCAGTTTTCTTTGCCTCATTCTTCGCAGTAGCAGATGCGACACCAGTCTTTTCTTCATTGCGATTTTCTACGACAGGAACCGGGTTCGATTGGGCCGACGAGGTTGAGCCATCAGGCTCTTGAACGGGTGTTTTCACGGGTTCGTTTACTGTTGCCACCTGCAACGATGCTTGATGCTCCTTTTCGTGTTTTGTACCAGTCTGATTTGAATTCGAGCTGGCACTAAGCGGCGCGCCCGACAAATTACTAACATCCTTGAAATTTGCAGCGAAGATAAGAACGGCAGCAGCAGCGGCAATGCCTACCGATCCCCAGACCAACGGACGGCCAAATCGACCGGTTGGTTTTGGCTGATTGGCAATTAATTGCTCGATATTGGCGGCTACATCAGTTTTTGGATTCAGGCGCGGCAACGACTTAAGAGAACTAGCGACAGCGGCAATTTCTAGCAATCGATTCTGGCACCCCGTGCAGCCGTTCAAATGCTTCTCCGCTGCAGCGCGCTCGACCTCGGCAAGCTCACCATCGTGGTAAGCGCTCAAAAGAGGTTCGAGTTGGTCGCAATTAAAATCGTTGGACATAGCAATCACCTGGATACTGCGGACAAGTTGTGATGAGAAAAATAGGGCTCCAGTAATTCCTTCAATTTGACCCGCCCATAATGAAGACGGGAGCGCACCGTACCAATACTCGTGCCGACAATTTCGGCGATTTCCTGATATTGAAACCCTTCAATGTCATGCAGCACGACCACCGTTCTTTGTGTGTCAGTCAATCGCTTCAAAGCTTCAATGACCATAGTTCCCTGCTCATTCAATTCTAGTGATTGAGATGGATCTGCGCCCGGATCAGTGAGTTGAGAGACGATTGTGTAAGCCTCCATCCCATCTTCGGTTGGCTCCGGCTTGTTTGATTGAGGATCAAAAGAGAGAAGACGAAAACCTCTCTTGCGTTGACGATTGCGAAGAATATCCATGCACTGGTTGTGCGCGATCTTAAAGACCCACGACGAAAAAGAAGCGTCCTTCCTGAACTTGGAAATATTCTGGTGAACTCTCAGAAACGTGTCTTGCACAACCTCTTCGGCCTCCTCAGCGTTGGATAGGATGCGGAAGGATGCAGTGAATATACGGCTTTGATATCGCCGCACCAGAGTTTGAAACATCACGATGTTCCCTGTCCTCCGGAAGTTTTCAATTAGGGCCTCATCGGTAAGGTCCACTGCTATCCCCCAACCAAAAAATTGGTTTCATATACAACTACGTAACCCGGGCAGAAATGGTTCAAACAAAACGCCAATTATGAGAAATTGTTAATAAAAACCTCACAAATTCCTCACGCCCTTCTGGCATACAGACTGGATGACTAAAGTTCTCCTACCCATGCTAAAACTGATTTCGTGCAGATCGTATGTGGATTTGCACAGTTGCCCCCAATTTAAAGAAGTTCAAATGACAGACAAGTTTCCCGTCCATATCGCAGGCAGTGTACTGATGGCGCTCAGCATCAAAGTTGCAGCATTC
This window harbors:
- a CDS encoding periplasmic heavy metal sensor, with the protein product MRMVCMHSSSDKAALLKRLALSLLIGSSVALNVNALAQSGADKLKWRSAQHPYLLAQGDASLPPPDPNYHPKSRFDAAGQSPAAPGGAASGIGAGAGDGVDGALIRRRMRRRAQAQGGFGEGAPGFNGLRGQVGAGVGPGSGQGPGLGGGAVGMGGGGGNFFGKKALDLTSLNLSPEQKQKIQEMRGQVAPKTRELRKQLAAKRAELRDMMFEANAGDDQVRAKRKEVRQLQDKIEDMQLNDFLGIRSVLTPDQRLKLSDLKPGNKFAAGNGAQLVAPVVSTP
- a CDS encoding zf-HC2 domain-containing protein, which translates into the protein MSNDFNCDQLEPLLSAYHDGELAEVERAAAEKHLNGCTGCQNRLLEIAAVASSLKSLPRLNPKTDVAANIEQLIANQPKPTGRFGRPLVWGSVGIAAAAAVLIFAANFKDVSNLSGAPLSASSNSNQTGTKHEKEHQASLQVATVNEPVKTPVQEPDGSTSSAQSNPVPVVENRNEEKTGVASATAKNEAKKTEPRGKTSGDENSKNLSRFNPHQEVAEKSHELAPVAGGNASGHHLDGSDDHLIASAKIGPGAIAAETNLVAVYDTEQHGVTEELGITTDEDGLYALKL
- a CDS encoding sigma-70 family RNA polymerase sigma factor, giving the protein MFQTLVRRYQSRIFTASFRILSNAEEAEEVVQDTFLRVHQNISKFRKDASFSSWVFKIAHNQCMDILRNRQRKRGFRLLSFDPQSNKPEPTEDGMEAYTIVSQLTDPGADPSQSLELNEQGTMVIEALKRLTDTQRTVVVLHDIEGFQYQEIAEIVGTSIGTVRSRLHYGRVKLKELLEPYFSHHNLSAVSR